The Myxococcales bacterium region GAAAGATGTCCTGTTTCTGCAAGCCGGCGAGGCCATCAAGGAGGAGGGCCCGTTGCCAGCGTTTCCCGTTCCCACCTTGGTCGTCGAGCACCAAGTCGAGTGGGCCGGCGGTGTTGTGACCAGCACCAACCCTCGTGGGGTGTTCATCGGCGCAGGCCTGCTCTTCGAAGCCACGTTCCGGCTGCCCGGCGACACCGCGAAGCCGCTCAAGACCAAACTCGCCGATTGGCGCGCCCCCGACGTGACCAACCTGAAGGGCGAGGGGAAACCGGAAGAGAAGCTCTACGACCAGATGGCGAAGAACTGCTTCGACAACTTCACCAAGCGGCTGCTGGGCATGTTGTTCCGGCCCGTCGCGACGACGGCGAAGTAATTTGGCCTTGCGCTAGCGGGCTCGGCGCGCCGCGCTGTGCAGAGCACGGAGCGGCGGCACGAGGCCAAAGAGGCTCTCCATCATCGCGTAGCTGAGGCCCCAGAGGACGTGGGCGCCCACGAGCTGGGCGGGCAGCTCGTGGCGAACGCCATCATGCTCGATGACCTTGACGCTGCGCCCTTCGCCGCTGGCCAGCCGCTCGACGGGGACCCAAAGGACCTCGTCCACCTCGCGCGGGTCGGGAACGAGCGGCGCCGAGGCATCGTGAAGCGCGAAGACGAAGGGCGCGATGGAGAACGAGAGACGCTTGCCACCGGCCCGCGCGTGCATCGCAGGCAACGGCGTCAAGAGCTCGGCGCCTTGCTCATCGAGCGGAAGGCCGATCTCCTCGCGGGTCTCGCGCACCGCTGTCCGAAGCAACGAGTCGTCGGCCGCGTCACGGCGCCCA contains the following coding sequences:
- a CDS encoding CoA pyrophosphatase codes for the protein MRASLSLATLRELLLRAPAPERQPHDDEEPAAAVALVLREGPAGAELLFIRRAERAGDPWSGHVAFPGGRRDAADDSLLRTAVRETREEIGLPLDEQGAELLTPLPAMHARAGGKRLSFSIAPFVFALHDASAPLVPDPREVDEVLWVPVERLASGEGRSVKVIEHDGVRHELPAQLVGAHVLWGLSYAMMESLFGLVPPLRALHSAARRAR